The Pedobacter frigiditerrae genome segment CAATCAACCTCACCTTCCTTTTCCTTCCGTCGTTACCTCCGTAGCGGGTTGCAAAGGTAGGAAAAAATCCAACAATGCAAAACGCAACGATACTTTTATCCGTGTCAAAACACCTAACACAATGAGACACAACGAGAAAAGTTTATTGTTAATATTGCAGGCAGGTGCATTGAGGGGAAAACAGAGGTGATGGGCAATGGTCTTGCCACCTAAACCCGACATCAACGGAAATACTTTGGCTTGTAGGCACTTCGACCACGCTCAGTGTGACGGTGCAAAAGATTTTATAACCAGTAACTCCAAATAAGTGTGTCCAGAAAATTAGGACGAAGTGAAGATGGAATACAATTGGGCAAAAAAGAAATGGATCATTGCTAGAGCTATCCAAACTGAAAAGTTCCGTAAAGTAAAGAAAGCTGCAACCGAGCTAGGTTAAGCAATTAGCGCAACAATCGAAATTCGATGAAGGTAAGATCATAATGAGGATTGCGGTCCTCAGTGCATAACAGATGAAATCGGGAGATTGAAAAAGACGTTGAAAAATGCTAAGCTTGAACGTGATATCATAAAAAGTCGATTGGCATCCTTTCAAAGGAAACGGAGGATATAAAATAGTTCCTATTTACAAAGTGGGCCAAGGATCTGGTAGTTTTTTGGCAACAACAGAACTCCTAACTGCTGGCCATTCTCAAATTAGTGTATTCGAAGAGCAAGGGGCGTTATGGTAGTCCATGCATAACCAGGGAACTGAATGCTGACGGCATAAGGTTATCACGTCCACGGATAGCGAGGTTGATGGGCAGAAACGCCATAAAGAGTATTATGAAGCGGAGATACAGGGTAACTACTAACTCCAACCGCCATTATCCAGTAAATACAAGGCTGTTGTTGAGCGATTTCAGTACTGCCAGTACAGAGGAGAAATGGGTAAGTGACATTACCTATGTCAGAACCGAGGACATAAATGTGGTCATAGATCTGGCGGATCGATAAGCCATCGGTTGGAGCATGGATAATAGTATGAGCGCCAGTTCAACGATTGTGGATGCATGGAAC includes the following:
- a CDS encoding IS3 family transposase, which codes for MYSKSKGRYGSPCITRELNADGIRLSRPRIARLMGRNAIKSIMKRRYRVTTNSNRHYPVNTRLLLSDFSTASTEEKWVSDITYVRTEDINVVIDLADR